The genomic interval ACTTGTTAAGATGGGATCAaagtcatgtgaggtcaaacagcacaaagggtggccatgggctgcgatgctttggcgagcctggtGAGcctggtttctcctgtgggtcactcttcttgtcaaaggaggatgtaggacaggatgggacaggacgcagccttcctccttcaggcaccaaagcaggctctttgttttgaaaaggcctcagcaaggtttctcagtctgcggtgcttaggagagagatgagatgccagaaaagagcaactaggcccttaacacgcatcatgcagagggctttacgtgggaccctggtgcttcccatgttccataaccatgggcaaggctggggagcaaatttggggaagtgttctcatttcccacgAATGTTGCCCAGggtgagcctggggaaagccatttcccacctctggagctcagctggtccttgggcttttcagcgtcacctcagggcagtgcttctcccctggctacagtccctggcaccctggatccccccacagcaccctggcTTTCCCGGGAGGCTGTACTGTACCTAGTACCTGGTACCCTAGTACCAATCCTAGCAGTGTGTGCTTGCTCAAATATGGTCATGTAATAGTGGAGAGGACGTTCCCCAGTAGCTATTGGAGTTGTTGCATCAGTTGTGTCAGAAacttggacgcagagagaccctctgccagtagacgcagctctacaggggtgagggtgcagggggtgcttggggcctcttggtgaggcctgggctgacagtcagctctcctgcagcaggtgtgctgttgtggacAAGTTGTGTCAtgaggggaagttccacctgaatctgagggaaaccttcttgcctgtgagagtgacagagccctggcagaggttgcccagagaggttgtggagtctccttgcctggagagattcaaaacccacctggacacgatgctgtgcaatgtgcccttcccacacagggcctcctcctcctcatcttccctggtggagtttcctgaagaccttgtactctgccattgaaggACTCCAGTCATGcaagtgaccccaccccatctcagttattccaagcatgtggcagtgctgtgacagcttgggcatctccgtttgctcctatCTGCACCCCAGGCttcatatgtctgcatatatttggagttcagcacctcagctgtggcacggacagaagatttgtcacagggaaacatgtttccaaggaccttctgtaggcaaaggctttgactgcaaggggtgacatgctggcatggataggaggtggccaatatgatggtggaaggaggttcccactgaCAGAggaaaccctgcagtgcccaaggccagggagaaagagagctgagctgtgcaggaatggcaggagagggattagcagcctgagctgcctctggagcaccttggggcctgtgacagaggtgaatcgATCTCTAGGAAGCACAAGATGCTACTGTAGAAGTCCCTGGGCCcgggcagcctgtgatccagccaccctgaggacatcactagcccagtgcctgttcataTCGTGTGGAAGgatgagaagaggttcagggacaggagagccagaagggttggagagtgcagtcactagagtggagacctcgaggtgatgtgcctcccatttacgCAGCACGCTTGACTGCAGGCAGGATGGAATTGGCctaagggccgtggtgggattcagttgtgtggacacaggtaggaaacgtgagatgccctggggcacttgtccagcaagcactgaaaagggccatggtttccctgtaggtgccatggtgtatgtgctagaagcatgcagttgtgctgcacaccccaggcatccgacatggtccttccagcctatttctaggtcatgaaatcaagtgtctgcactgaatgacatgagctgttggtaacactgggatctggatatgtctcagcttcctcgtgagtgggtgtctagcagtATTGGGCACCTGGGGTCATTAGAGATGGCCAAGGAAACTCCCCACCCGGCCCCCACCTGATGAATgcgggtctcagagtggctccatcagagcaagcagacactggcacatgctttggaccacctctctctcttccaatgtccccaggtgtttgtgtgtgagcaactgactcccactctccatctccagggattacaacaggagcttagacaaggagctcccatgcggacatctctgttgggcacacttcaggttgggcaagggTAAAACCCCATgtgctgtgtgtttgtggatTTCACGGGATGGATGGGAATCCCACTGCCACcccggggcttctaaactggcatgagatgcccagatggactcatctgaatgaaaacctgaaccatgggagaatgaactcccttcttgccccctctctaggagtcctgcctagctaagaggcaggaagaggggcttccagagtgtgacgtttccccctctagcaggtgaccttcctctgatgagatatattgtaatgctggaatcagtcttccttcagtgctcAGAGAGGGACCATTGGTGATTATTTTGGTtttctgcagtgaacatttcccgggaggagggagcccgagggacagagaacttctgcctttaattgggccactgttgctgaaggggtccagGCTCCCAGGACAGAAGGAGGTCaatggcaccgtggcagcagtgcccatgtgtccagctgtgtgcaggagcagctcctctgccaagagcagcagggctccgggcactgcctgctgctgctgagaggagctgcgagaaggcagagagaagtagAAGGCAGTGTGtattgggaggagagaggagagctccttgtgggagacatcttcccagccctgaaCACGGTAAGTCCCTGGCTATAGGACAACACTACTGAGGTTTTTGGAGGGGtcttctgaacccagctcaccccatgacaagttTTCTAAAGATCTTTCTCCCGGCTTCTCCTttgtggaggggaggaggagatgctttagagcagagattccctggcacaccGTCACAGGGACCCGGCGttctgctaccttctcccagggatggaTGCAGGGCTGTAAGAGTGGGACATGCACACACGTCTGTCTCGggttgtgattcagagcagtgtccctgccctgcagaggaaggtgaaaaaaagggCTATTTATTTGAAAGGGAAAGAACTTTCCTCCCAGagctttccattttctaatctaggcagggagaaaagaggaaagggctTTCTGGTTTGGCAAGGAactgggactcacaaaccttcaccctccgagatcaggaggtctgtgagaaagctcagcaaaccCTTTTCAACCCCATCTCTacctacagcagcaccagcatcttCTTTATGGCTTCCTGAggatttatgtgacctgctctttaggacctgcaagcacagaggtgcccCTGCCCACATCCCCATCCCGGAAGGTTTCTTCAGGGCACCACTGAGCCCTCAGAGGGTGGGATGTGGACTATGaccactgagagggaaaaggtgttgGGACTgggaaagctcccagcaggggcagctgcaggcagccgagATGAGCAGGGAATGAGAGGGatctgctagcagaatcatcatggggggatggatttttgcaagtcatggtcagtctcTCCAATACAAACACCTTCCTTTGAGCATGCTgcctgtgtctcctctcccacccagcagagcctctgccctgacagccgtggagtccagggcatgagctgcctcctctgcagccagacctccggcagaggagaggggcatctctcctgccacgggccccttttgtgctccctgacaaaggggctgagagcacctgccctgcaatgtcgctctctgcagggcagcatggtcaggtgggcaaggtgaaggcttttgtgagtgcccgtctgtctctctccttgcttccctcagcagcaggatcatggtgctgccccttgtttcccctcctctccatgctgctcctgctcctctctcaggctctttggggttggggggtttcAGCTGCGGttcagacactgacactgcaagttCGGCAACAGAGGGGTCTGAATGGGAGTGAGTTGTCCCCAGCTCCCTTCGGAGCTGTGAGGCTGCAGAAAATtcaccctgtggggctgggaaatgagctgcccttgtcccgctcttcatcaccatctccatatgtaggctgagagagaagactttggaaatcttcccttacagcctgaagtcctccactctccgctccgtccagtttctctctgagaggtgcttgtgagggtgagtgtccttcagcggagagaggtgcgagtgcagggcagtgaggggcaggactccttggcagaccagatcccGTGACTCTGTACAAAGTCACAGCAAGCCCTCTTTTCCCCTTGGGATGCCTgagtgctcatgctgagagcaactgaaataccaaagatttctgctctgtcaaagaatgcCGCCACAgtgagagggaggcacctaaaagctaaataaataatcagactcctctgccgaaggttattttccagagaaaacaggtatCTAAACAttgacctgcccttccacataaggggtggacgtaacctgctgtagcatgtgcacctcagagctagtcacctccccctcccaccacagtgcctggaGAAAGAACACACATAGTAAATTGGCGTGAGGATGGGGTCTCAGGATCTCATTGGGATGGAGACGTCTAGAAACGGTCGAGTCACTGGACCAAGTTCCCTTTCTGCCTCTCCCAGCGACAATTTTCAGGTAACCCACCAAATGCATGGGGCTAACTGACACCATCATTTACACCCCCCAGCAGAGCAGAACGGACTCTTTGGAGGCTTGGCTGAGGCCCCTGCTCTGCATGGCATGTTCAGTCAGCATGAAGTAGAGCTCCGGAAAGAGCGCTGAATGAATGTAAAGTACAGAGAAAAGGTGGGGATTTCTATTACAAGTGGAAGGGGTTGGGGTCAGAAAAGACTGCATGACTTACCACTGTCTTTTCCCCTTTAAACAGTTCCCACAGCCCAGAGGGAGCAAATGTTCAACGGCAGCTCTCCCAACCAGTTCCTCCTCACggcgtttgcagacacacggcagctgcagctcttgcacttctcactcttcctgggcacctacctggctgccctcctggccaacggcctcatcatcacagccgtagcctgccaccaccgcctccacacccccatgtacttcttcctcctccacctcgccctcctcgacctggcctccatctccaccactgtccccaaatccatggccaactccctgagggacaccagggccatttcctactcgggatgtgctgcccaggtctttttcctctttttcttatgttcagctgagtattctctcctcacagtcatggcctacgaccgctacgttgccatctgcagacccctgcactacgggaccctcctgggcaccagagcttgtgtcaggatggcagcagctgcctgggccactggttttctccatgctctcctgcacactgccaacacattttccatccctctctgccaaggcaatgtcctggaccaatTCTTCTGTGAAGTTTCCCAGATCCtgaagctctcctgctcacactcttACTTCAGGGAAGTTGGGCTTATTGTGGTTAGTGTCTGTTTagtctttgggtgtttcattttcattgtgctgtcctacgtgcagatcttcagagccgtgctgaggatgccctctgagcagggaaggcacaaagccttctccatgtgcctcccgcacctggctgtCGTCTCCTTGCTTGTCAGCACTGGCACGTtggcctacctgaagcccccctccatctcctccccagctctgaatctggtggtggctgttctgtactcggtggtgcctccagcagtgaacccgctcatctacagcatgaggaacaaggagctcaaagatGCGCTGAGCAAATTGATTCAATTGGTTTTAGTTCAGCAGAAATAAGCTGCCCATCTCTCCTCACAAGCAGTTACTAATTAATCTCACAAAACTCTTATGCTTTGCGCATTCTCTCTGTGATAGTCATGTTTGTACAGAGGGTTTGAATTCATCACGCTTCTCCAGCAGCACAAGCCCTGTCTTTCTGATTGAGACAGCTGCTGTGGACATGTCTATCACTGTGCCAGAGCTGACTTAGgtctaataaaagaggatttcttCAGTTCACTGCTTGAAAGTTGGGCTCTGCTTCCAAAGCTGGACTCAATTATGTGCTTGAGGACTTCCACCCTGAAAGACCCTGTTGCTTTTCTTGGGCTCTCCATGGGCTCCAGGCAATGAGCTCAAGGTGTGATGCGTTAGGGAAagagggctggattcagctctcACTTGTGGATGTCCAATGCTCCTGGAAGTAGTGGTAAACAGTCAAGGGGTGTCTCTTATCTGACAGGGCTGGAGATGGATGTCTGACCTTCTCAAAGGCAGCATGGAGTCCCTGGGagagcaaagggcatctcctAGGGCATCGTGTGCCTcagggtgggcagtgaatggagcttcacaaagtcaAGTGGAGGCACCAAAAGGTAAAGGGCAAACCCAATGAATGTGCAGGCAagtgagagctctgaaatcccaccACAATCAGTGAGGATCTCgcaggcacaggaagggagaGTCCTCCCagagagtccttcatgtcaccttcaatgaaaaaacaTGGGACCCATCTAGGGACACACCTGCTCAGGGTTCCTGAGCCAttggaaatgccctgtgat from Struthio camelus isolate bStrCam1 chromosome 29, bStrCam1.hap1, whole genome shotgun sequence carries:
- the LOC138062798 gene encoding olfactory receptor 14J1-like, whose amino-acid sequence is MFNGSSPNQFLLTAFADTRQLQLLHFSLFLGTYLAALLANGLIITAVACHHRLHTPMYFFLLHLALLDLASISTTVPKSMANSLRDTRAISYSGCAAQVFFLFFLCSAEYSLLTVMAYDRYVAICRPLHYGTLLGTRACVRMAAAAWATGFLHALLHTANTFSIPLCQGNVLDQFFCEVSQILKLSCSHSYFREVGLIVVSVCLVFGCFIFIVLSYVQIFRAVLRMPSEQGRHKAFSMCLPHLAVVSLLVSTGTLAYLKPPSISSPALNLVVAVLYSVVPPAVNPLIYSMRNKELKDALSKLIQLVLVQQK